In Fimbriiglobus ruber, a genomic segment contains:
- a CDS encoding thiol-disulfide oxidoreductase DCC family protein, with the protein MSSVTAEVATVSTAATDGKGIVLFDGTCPLCQRSIKVLKALDWFGLIAFQDARDTAHLPHANVPLDSKRLLEEMHVLTPDRQHAYAGFRAFRWIAWRLPVTLAFAPFLYLPGVPWIGNKIYLWVAKNRYDLVPCHNGACQVNLKRK; encoded by the coding sequence ATGTCATCCGTTACTGCCGAAGTCGCTACCGTTTCGACCGCCGCGACCGACGGCAAAGGCATTGTGCTGTTCGACGGCACCTGCCCGCTCTGCCAGCGGTCGATCAAGGTGTTGAAGGCACTCGACTGGTTCGGCTTGATCGCGTTTCAGGACGCCCGCGACACCGCCCACCTGCCCCACGCCAACGTCCCACTCGACTCGAAACGCCTGCTCGAAGAGATGCACGTCCTGACCCCGGACCGGCAGCACGCTTACGCCGGGTTTCGCGCGTTCCGTTGGATCGCGTGGCGGCTCCCGGTCACGCTCGCGTTCGCGCCGTTCCTTTACCTGCCCGGCGTGCCGTGGATCGGGAACAAGATTTATCTCTGGGTCGCCAAAAACCGGTACGACCTCGTGCCGTGCCACAATGGTGCGTGTCAGGTGAACTTGAAGCGGAAGTAA
- a CDS encoding class I SAM-dependent methyltransferase: protein MLVREAKWLAQRITELGDDALFPMLNVGSHTEAFRTREQPWIDRHIFGPARRRGAKVVHLDLQALLGVDLVGDLTDPAFLAGVSAMRFRSVFCSNLLEHVPNREEIGRATVAAVEPGGYLLASCPNRFPYHPDPIDTMYRPGVEELARLFPGTKLIRGEVIGCGTLATYLAAKIAHDPPALAKNVFRRKAQMIRATERGLSAVQWVPWLWRTFYQVAVVLRKKV, encoded by the coding sequence ATGCTGGTGCGGGAAGCAAAGTGGTTGGCGCAACGGATCACCGAACTCGGAGACGATGCTCTATTCCCGATGTTGAACGTCGGGAGTCACACCGAGGCATTTCGGACACGCGAACAGCCCTGGATCGATCGACACATCTTCGGCCCGGCCCGCCGCCGCGGGGCGAAAGTCGTTCATCTGGACCTTCAAGCTCTTCTCGGGGTTGACCTTGTGGGCGACCTCACCGACCCGGCGTTTCTCGCCGGCGTGAGTGCCATGCGGTTTCGGTCGGTGTTCTGCTCCAACTTGCTCGAACACGTTCCCAACCGGGAAGAGATCGGCCGCGCGACGGTCGCCGCGGTCGAACCCGGCGGGTATCTGTTGGCCTCTTGCCCGAACCGCTTCCCGTACCACCCGGACCCGATCGACACGATGTACCGGCCCGGGGTCGAAGAACTGGCGAGGCTGTTTCCGGGAACGAAACTGATTCGCGGGGAGGTGATCGGGTGTGGCACCCTCGCGACGTACCTGGCGGCCAAAATCGCGCACGACCCGCCCGCGTTGGCGAAAAACGTGTTTCGCAGGAAGGCCCAGATGATTCGAGCGACCGAACGCGGGCTGTCCGCCGTCCAGTGGGTGCCGTGGCTCTGGCGAACGTTCTATCAGGTGGCGGTCGTGTTGCGAAAGAAGGTTTAA
- a CDS encoding tetratricopeptide repeat protein: MPLPPPDLPTLVRRGQIYARRREPERALEAFSGAIDLVPDDPDLYYQRGNVYAITGQFDLAVEDFSLAIVRDPTHAAAFHNRATALADRGDLDAAIGDYTESIRLNPADPDPLNGRAAALSRKGDYAAALADYAAALALDPTSHRLLFNRGNCYSAQGSYTEAAADYTAALALHPRNPRAYVYRAVCHDRLGRPDDAVADLSAALRLDPQLPEAFLHRGRLSAAKGEHERAVGDYTQAARLAPADAAAYNLRAVSRAELGDPAGAIADLDRAVALDPDDGGPVFNRGLIRARQREWAAAAADFTAAVRLSPEDPLGLLQRGYAYLEMRNPTQAVEDFTAAIDLDPTAARAHYARAVAYRHLGEYALAAAGATRVLELAPRFGAARTLRAAARLATGDYAAAVADYTAALDLAPDDPAALNALAWVRATCPDAGVRDGPAAVTAATRACELTNHELPGFLDTLAAAFAEDGQFDRAVEWQAKAADMVQPPERGEYEERLAEYRAGRPHREAPPGDSPPGDVG, from the coding sequence ATGCCTCTCCCGCCGCCTGATTTGCCGACGCTCGTTCGCCGCGGCCAGATTTATGCCCGCCGGCGGGAGCCAGAGCGCGCGCTGGAAGCCTTCTCCGGGGCCATCGACCTCGTGCCGGATGACCCGGACCTGTACTACCAGCGCGGCAACGTGTACGCGATCACCGGGCAGTTCGATCTGGCCGTCGAAGATTTTTCGCTGGCCATCGTCCGCGACCCGACCCACGCCGCCGCGTTCCACAACCGGGCGACCGCGCTGGCCGATCGCGGAGATTTGGACGCCGCCATCGGCGACTACACGGAATCGATCCGCCTCAACCCGGCCGACCCGGACCCGCTCAACGGCCGGGCAGCCGCCCTCAGCCGCAAGGGGGACTACGCGGCCGCCCTCGCCGACTACGCGGCCGCCCTCGCCCTCGACCCGACCAGCCACCGCCTGCTTTTCAACCGCGGCAACTGCTATTCGGCCCAGGGCTCGTACACCGAGGCCGCGGCCGATTACACCGCCGCCCTCGCCCTCCACCCGCGGAACCCGCGGGCTTACGTCTACCGGGCGGTCTGTCACGACCGACTCGGCCGCCCGGACGACGCGGTCGCCGACCTGTCCGCCGCCCTCCGCCTCGACCCCCAATTGCCCGAGGCCTTTTTGCACCGCGGGCGGTTGAGTGCGGCGAAGGGGGAACACGAGCGGGCCGTCGGGGATTACACGCAGGCGGCCCGGCTCGCCCCGGCGGACGCGGCCGCTTACAACCTCCGCGCGGTGTCCCGGGCCGAACTCGGCGACCCCGCCGGCGCGATCGCCGACCTCGACCGGGCGGTCGCCCTCGACCCCGACGACGGCGGCCCGGTGTTCAACCGCGGGTTGATCCGCGCCCGGCAACGGGAGTGGGCGGCGGCCGCGGCCGACTTTACGGCCGCCGTCCGCCTGTCGCCCGAAGACCCGCTCGGGTTGCTCCAGCGGGGGTATGCGTACCTGGAAATGCGGAACCCGACCCAGGCGGTCGAGGATTTCACCGCGGCCATCGACCTCGACCCGACGGCCGCCCGCGCGCACTACGCGCGGGCGGTCGCGTACCGGCACCTCGGGGAATATGCCCTTGCGGCGGCCGGGGCGACCCGGGTACTCGAGCTGGCCCCGCGGTTCGGCGCCGCCCGCACCCTCCGCGCGGCCGCACGACTCGCGACCGGCGACTACGCGGCGGCCGTGGCCGATTACACCGCCGCCCTCGATCTCGCCCCGGACGACCCGGCGGCGCTCAACGCCCTGGCGTGGGTCCGCGCGACCTGCCCGGACGCCGGGGTCCGCGACGGCCCCGCGGCCGTGACCGCGGCAACCCGGGCGTGTGAGCTGACGAACCACGAACTCCCCGGATTCCTCGACACCCTGGCCGCCGCGTTCGCCGAGGACGGCCAGTTCGACCGGGCGGTCGAATGGCAGGCGAAGGCGGCCGACATGGTTCAACCGCCCGAGCGGGGCGAGTACGAGGAGCGCCTCGCGGAATACCGGGCCGGCCGCCCCCACCGCGAAGCCC
- the purM gene encoding phosphoribosylformylglycinamidine cyclo-ligase: MSDEGWDYKKAGLDLEKYAETMSGIQPLLARTWDTARVFPPPFPPRKGGKGSGGFASLFDINPDGRYKNPVLVTCTDGVGSKLKIARQVGKFDTVGIDLVAMSVNDLICTGGEPLVFLDYIAMPADDPDLTKQLVKGISDGCVQAGCSLVGGETAILPDFYAPGDFDTAGFCAGVVERDRVIDGRAIRAGDALIGLASSGIHSNGYSLVRKIVDAAGLSVSDHVPDLGTTVGAALLEPTRIYVKPIRAVVAAHAVTGLANITGGGVPDNLGRILPPGKRAVIRRGTWPVLPVFTWLQKLGRVAQPEMDRVFNGGIGFVVAAPPAEVDGMIARLSADGVPAWVIGEIRDGETGVEIV, encoded by the coding sequence ATGTCTGACGAGGGGTGGGATTACAAGAAGGCCGGGCTCGACCTGGAGAAGTACGCCGAGACGATGTCCGGGATTCAGCCGCTCCTCGCGCGGACGTGGGACACGGCCCGCGTCTTCCCGCCGCCGTTTCCGCCGCGGAAAGGCGGTAAAGGGTCTGGCGGGTTCGCCAGCCTGTTCGACATCAACCCGGACGGCCGGTACAAGAACCCCGTGCTGGTGACGTGTACGGACGGCGTCGGGTCGAAACTCAAGATCGCGCGGCAGGTTGGGAAGTTCGACACCGTCGGCATCGACCTCGTTGCCATGTCGGTCAACGACCTGATTTGCACGGGCGGCGAGCCCCTCGTGTTCCTCGACTATATCGCGATGCCGGCCGACGACCCGGACCTCACGAAACAACTCGTCAAAGGGATCAGCGACGGCTGCGTGCAAGCGGGGTGTTCGCTGGTCGGCGGCGAGACGGCCATCCTGCCCGACTTCTATGCCCCGGGCGATTTCGACACGGCTGGGTTCTGTGCCGGCGTGGTCGAGCGCGATCGGGTGATCGACGGCCGCGCGATCCGGGCCGGCGACGCCCTGATCGGGCTGGCTTCAAGCGGCATCCACTCGAACGGCTACAGCCTCGTCCGCAAGATCGTCGACGCCGCGGGCCTGTCCGTCTCCGACCACGTCCCCGACCTCGGCACGACCGTCGGCGCGGCGCTTCTGGAGCCGACACGCATTTACGTCAAACCGATCCGGGCGGTGGTGGCCGCCCACGCGGTGACAGGACTTGCCAACATCACCGGCGGCGGGGTGCCGGACAACCTCGGCCGGATTCTTCCTCCAGGAAAGAGGGCCGTGATCCGCCGGGGGACGTGGCCGGTGCTGCCGGTGTTCACGTGGCTGCAAAAACTTGGCCGCGTGGCTCAACCGGAGATGGACCGCGTTTTCAACGGCGGGATCGGCTTCGTCGTCGCCGCGCCCCCAGCCGAGGTGGACGGCATGATCGCCCGGCTATCGGCTGACGGTGTGCCAGCGTGGGTCATCGGCGAGATCCGCGACGGCGAAACGGGAGTTGAGATCGTCTAA
- a CDS encoding PIN domain nuclease → MLILTDTGILIRLADPADPQHTTVDRAVRAIRGRGDGLAIGAQNAAEFWNVCTRPATARGGWGLTVAEADRRLKAVETGFPLLPELPTVYPIWRSLLITHSVQGKQVHDARLVALMTAPSITHILTLNAGDFARFPGIVEVAPASLIVSPPAPTLPSIP, encoded by the coding sequence ATGCTCATCCTAACCGACACCGGCATCCTCATCCGCCTCGCCGATCCTGCCGATCCGCAACATACCACCGTAGACCGAGCGGTTCGGGCCATCCGCGGCCGTGGTGATGGATTGGCGATCGGCGCACAGAACGCTGCTGAATTCTGGAACGTATGCACCCGTCCAGCCACTGCCCGAGGTGGTTGGGGGCTGACCGTCGCCGAAGCCGATCGGCGTCTGAAGGCTGTCGAAACCGGATTCCCACTTTTGCCCGAGTTGCCGACGGTGTATCCGATCTGGCGTTCGCTACTCATCACTCACTCTGTTCAAGGGAAACAAGTTCATGATGCCCGACTTGTGGCGCTCATGACGGCACCCAGCATCACCCACATCCTGACCCTAAACGCAGGTGATTTCGCTCGCTTCCCTGGTATCGTTGAGGTTGCTCCGGCAAGCCTTATCGTTTCGCCTCCAGCGCCAACTTTGCCTTCGATTCCTTGA
- a CDS encoding DUF1501 domain-containing protein, with product MTLPSGQFCGRTRREFFWQAGGGFSGLALAGMMGRDAAANEVGHTPVKFANPMVAKKPMYPAKAKAVIFIFCYGGPSHIDTYDYKPALYPLDGKTIPVKTFGRGGHKNEGRVVGPKWKFKQYGKSGKWVSDLFPHTATCVDDLAFIHSLYAESPIHGSAMLMMNSGRLLSGNPCLGSWVTYGLGSENENLPGFVVMLDKTGGPISGAKNWSSGYMPAAYQGVVVRANGTPIHDLAPPAETTREQQRLLLDRLKEKNEDHLAPRADNSELMARIASYELAYKMQQYAPEAVDFSKETEETHAMYGIDEPRTADFGRKCLLARRLVERGVRFVQVYSGGAHNDDNWDAHSDIVKNHTKHAGDTDKPVAGLIKDLKRTGLLDSTIVIWGGEFGRQPTAEYAQGTGRDHNAYGFTMWMAGGGIKGGTCVGETDELGSNAVRDRFHVKNLHATVLHQMGLDPNGLSYFYGGLNQKLVGVEGAEPIKQII from the coding sequence ATGACGCTTCCTTCCGGCCAGTTCTGCGGGCGCACGCGGCGCGAGTTTTTCTGGCAGGCCGGCGGCGGGTTCTCCGGGCTGGCGCTCGCCGGGATGATGGGGCGGGACGCGGCCGCCAACGAGGTCGGCCACACGCCGGTCAAGTTCGCCAACCCGATGGTGGCCAAAAAGCCGATGTACCCGGCCAAGGCCAAGGCCGTCATCTTCATCTTCTGCTACGGCGGCCCGAGCCACATCGACACGTACGATTACAAGCCGGCCCTCTACCCGCTCGACGGCAAGACGATCCCGGTCAAGACGTTCGGCCGCGGCGGGCACAAGAACGAGGGCCGGGTCGTCGGGCCGAAGTGGAAGTTCAAGCAGTACGGGAAGTCGGGCAAGTGGGTGTCGGACCTGTTCCCGCACACGGCTACCTGCGTCGACGACCTCGCGTTCATCCACAGCCTGTACGCCGAGTCGCCGATCCACGGGTCAGCCATGTTGATGATGAACTCCGGCCGCCTGCTGAGCGGCAACCCGTGCCTCGGCTCGTGGGTGACTTACGGCCTGGGCAGCGAGAACGAAAACCTGCCCGGGTTCGTGGTCATGTTGGACAAGACCGGCGGGCCGATCTCCGGGGCCAAGAACTGGTCCAGCGGGTACATGCCGGCCGCTTACCAGGGCGTGGTCGTCCGCGCGAATGGAACGCCGATCCACGACCTCGCGCCGCCGGCCGAGACGACCCGCGAACAACAACGGCTCCTCCTCGACCGGCTCAAGGAAAAGAACGAAGACCACCTCGCCCCGCGGGCCGACAACTCCGAACTCATGGCCCGCATCGCGAGTTACGAGCTGGCGTACAAGATGCAGCAGTACGCCCCCGAAGCCGTCGACTTTTCCAAGGAAACGGAAGAAACGCACGCGATGTACGGCATTGACGAGCCGCGGACCGCGGACTTCGGCCGGAAGTGTCTGCTCGCCCGGCGGCTCGTCGAGCGGGGCGTGCGGTTCGTTCAAGTCTACTCCGGCGGGGCCCACAACGACGACAACTGGGACGCCCACTCGGACATCGTCAAGAACCACACCAAGCACGCCGGCGACACCGACAAGCCGGTCGCCGGGCTCATCAAGGACTTGAAGCGAACGGGCCTGCTCGACAGCACTATCGTGATTTGGGGCGGCGAGTTCGGTCGCCAGCCGACGGCCGAATACGCCCAGGGGACCGGCCGGGACCACAACGCCTACGGCTTTACCATGTGGATGGCCGGCGGCGGCATCAAGGGCGGCACGTGCGTCGGAGAGACCGACGAACTTGGGAGTAACGCCGTCCGCGACCGGTTCCACGTCAAGAACCTGCACGCGACGGTCTTACATCAAATGGGCCTCGATCCGAACGGCCTGTCGTACTTCTACGGCGGCCTGAATCAGAAGCTCGTCGGCGTCGAGGGGGCCGAGCCGATCAAGCAGATTATTTGA
- a CDS encoding YHS domain-containing protein codes for MFSLPALLFIGLVAGADGAPKTSKDALKPLNALVGSWKGTGTPEGTREEREKGFWTETIACAWQFKGDDAWLALTFEKGKYFARGDLRYVADKNQFQLTLTPATEPKDALVFTGTMTAGKRGEQALTLDRTDTAANQTQRLVVTLLHANRFLYRCETKPTTAPEAAFARKYQVGATKEGEPFASANTGPECVVTGGRGTSKVTYKGQTYYVCCSGCRDAFMENPEKYVKMFEAKQK; via the coding sequence ATGTTCAGCCTGCCCGCCCTCCTGTTCATTGGTCTCGTCGCCGGAGCTGACGGTGCCCCGAAAACGTCCAAAGACGCATTGAAGCCGCTGAACGCGCTCGTCGGCTCATGGAAGGGTACTGGTACGCCCGAAGGGACGCGCGAAGAACGCGAGAAGGGTTTCTGGACTGAAACGATCGCGTGCGCCTGGCAGTTCAAGGGCGACGACGCGTGGCTCGCGCTCACGTTCGAGAAGGGTAAATACTTCGCGCGGGGCGATCTGCGGTACGTGGCCGACAAGAACCAGTTTCAACTCACCCTGACCCCGGCGACCGAGCCGAAAGACGCGCTCGTGTTCACGGGCACCATGACCGCCGGCAAGCGCGGCGAGCAAGCCCTCACGCTCGACCGCACTGACACGGCCGCGAACCAGACGCAGCGCCTCGTCGTCACGCTGTTGCACGCCAACCGATTCCTCTACCGGTGCGAGACGAAACCGACGACCGCTCCGGAAGCCGCGTTCGCCCGCAAATATCAGGTCGGCGCGACGAAAGAGGGCGAACCGTTCGCGTCGGCGAACACCGGCCCCGAGTGTGTGGTAACGGGAGGTCGCGGCACCTCGAAGGTGACGTACAAGGGGCAAACGTACTACGTCTGCTGCAGCGGGTGCCGGGATGCGTTCATGGAAAACCCGGAGAAGTACGTGAAGATGTTCGAGGCGAAGCAGAAGTAA